In Candidatus Margulisiibacteriota bacterium, the genomic stretch ATTTTCTTATATTGTCTAAGTTATTTGTGGGGATAATCCAGCACTTATAGGATTTCTGCCAAAGCCGTTTAAATTGCCATCGAGGCAGTGCATTATATTTTTTAAAGAAATTCCTCGAGCTTATTCCTTTTAGGAATTGCATTGCAATTTTAGGTCTGGTTTGAGATCGCTGTTCGATTAACATATGAACATGATCTGCCAGAATCGCGAGCTCAATTATTATGAGCCCCTTATCTTTTGCGATTTCCACGAACCATGTTGAAATATCCGACACTGCATCAGGGTCTGTTAGGATAAACTGCCTTTTATATGTTGAAAACACATAATGAACTATCATATTCATTTGATTTAACGATCCTATAGCAATTTCCCCGCCAGGGGGGCAGGCAACCCGACCTTAAAAGGTCGGCTCCATTGGGAAGCAAACCCGGAGCCGAACCTTTAGGTTCGGGATCATTGCAGGCAACCCGACCTTAAAAGGTCGGCTCCATTGGGAAGCAAACCCGGAGCCGAACCTTTAGGTTCGGGTATATGTGACCGGAGCCGAGGTTCGGGTTTCCTGAAGAGGTAATTTCCCCTACAAGAAATCCCCGGCTGTCTACGATGTATTCATGTATGGAAATCTCACGCATAGGAGCCTATGGCGCCTCCGGAGTTGCCGCGTCCCTTCCCTTTAAAGTGGGGATGCCGGGCAATCCAGTGCCCGCGCATATCCCCGAAGGCATAGAGATACGCAGAAGGGTGTTCAGGGATTTTGGCATAGAGATACTCGACAGCGATGTTAAGTTCTCAAAAGCGGAACTCCTGGTGGTAGAAGAGGTCCTGCGCGATATCCACAAAAAGAAGAAAAGGCACCTGATCGGCGTAAAAGAGATTGTCAAGAACAAAGAGCTTCAGATAAGGATGCTCAAAGGCGCGCAGGTGCACGCCGGAGGGGCCTACAGCGCCGAGCAAAAACGCGTCTATCTTTTTGACGACCTTCCTGCAGAGCAGATACCCGAGGTCCTGGTCCACGAAGTGGGGCACGCGGTCAATTATTTTAACCTCTCTTTCAAGGCGTTCATGAAGTTCGTAAAAGAAAGCGGCTGGAACATGACCGAGATGCGCAGGGTCTTTTTTGGCGCCAACAAATACTACCAGTTCGGCAT encodes the following:
- the tnpA gene encoding IS200/IS605 family transposase, translated to MNMIVHYVFSTYKRQFILTDPDAVSDISTWFVEIAKDKGLIIIELAILADHVHMLIEQRSQTRPKIAMQFLKGISSRNFFKKYNALPRWQFKRLWQKSYKCWIIPTNNLDNIRKYIKGQNVRGIDKRF